Proteins from a single region of Streptomyces sp. Tu 3180:
- a CDS encoding glycosyl hydrolase family 65 protein, producing the protein MTGWTWEYEGYDPADARLRESLCTLGNGYFATRGALPECTADGVHYPGTYVAGCYNRLTSEVAGRQVENEDMVNLPNWLPLRFRLPGEPWLTPDTATVLGHRETLHLSSGLLERSTRYDLGAGRALLVRQQRLVHMADPHLAALRTEFTAEGFSGTLETEAALDGGVTNAGVPRYRELDGRHLTHVLTGTATSDTVWLRCRTRTSDVRVALAARLTSGAPVGSRHDRPRALQTTRLDLAAGRPATVDKIVALHTSRDPAISDPLHAAVDRVGRAGGFDELLRPHLTAWHQLWRRAELDVPGEAGRILRLHLFHVLQTLSPHTADLDVGVPARGLHGEAYRGHVFWDELFVLPYLNLHFPEVSRALLHYRHRRLERARTAARDAGRRGAMYPWQSGSDGREETQQLHLNPHSGRWLPDHSRLQHHVGSAIAYNVWQYCEASGDEEFLHTKGAEMLLQISRFWADSATYDERLGRYRIKGVVGPDEYHDAYPDAAGPGLDDNAYTNVTATWVLTRTLDVLRGLPEPRRRELDERTGLDAGELDAWDHISRTLHVPFHNGVISQFEGYGELAELDWRGYRRRYGDIRRLDRILEAEGDTVNRYQASKQADVLMLGYLFSPTELQGVFRRLGLSLDERTWRRTVDHYLHRTSHGSTLSGLVHGRVLARARRADAWKFCQEALQADIADIQGGTTGEGIHLGAMAGTLDLVQRGLTGLEPRGGALWLDPVPLPELSSYGFTLRYHGHWGVRLRLEHGLLEVAVPSSGRSPIDVHLPDRTVRLQPGETDQLVLPG; encoded by the coding sequence GTGACGGGCTGGACGTGGGAGTACGAGGGGTACGACCCCGCCGACGCGCGCCTGCGGGAATCGCTGTGCACCCTGGGCAACGGATACTTCGCCACCCGGGGCGCGCTGCCGGAGTGCACCGCGGACGGGGTGCACTACCCGGGCACCTACGTGGCCGGCTGCTACAACCGGCTCACCTCCGAGGTGGCCGGGCGGCAGGTCGAGAACGAGGACATGGTCAACCTCCCCAACTGGCTGCCGCTGCGCTTCCGCCTGCCCGGCGAGCCCTGGCTCACCCCCGACACCGCGACCGTGCTCGGCCACCGCGAGACCCTGCACCTGTCCTCCGGGCTGCTGGAGCGCAGCACGCGGTACGACCTCGGCGCGGGCCGGGCGCTGCTGGTGCGCCAGCAGCGGCTCGTGCACATGGCCGACCCGCACCTGGCCGCACTGCGCACCGAATTCACCGCCGAGGGCTTCTCCGGCACCCTCGAGACCGAGGCGGCGCTCGACGGCGGCGTCACCAACGCGGGCGTGCCCCGCTACCGGGAGCTGGACGGCCGCCATCTGACCCACGTGCTCACCGGAACGGCCACCTCGGACACCGTCTGGCTGCGCTGCCGCACCCGCACCTCCGACGTCCGGGTCGCCCTCGCCGCCCGGCTCACGTCGGGCGCGCCCGTCGGGAGCCGGCACGACCGCCCGCGCGCCCTCCAGACGACCCGTCTGGACCTGGCCGCCGGCCGCCCCGCCACCGTCGACAAGATCGTCGCCCTGCACACCTCCCGCGATCCGGCGATCAGCGACCCGCTGCACGCCGCCGTCGACCGGGTGGGCCGGGCGGGCGGTTTCGACGAACTGCTCCGGCCGCACCTGACGGCCTGGCACCAGCTGTGGCGCCGCGCCGAACTGGACGTGCCCGGCGAGGCGGGCCGCATCCTCCGGCTGCACCTCTTCCACGTGCTGCAGACCCTCTCGCCGCACACCGCGGACCTGGACGTGGGGGTCCCGGCCCGGGGCCTGCACGGCGAGGCCTACCGCGGCCACGTCTTCTGGGACGAGCTGTTCGTCCTGCCGTACCTCAACCTGCACTTCCCGGAGGTCTCCCGGGCGCTGCTGCACTACCGGCACCGCCGCCTGGAACGAGCCCGCACCGCCGCGCGGGACGCGGGACGCCGGGGGGCGATGTACCCCTGGCAGAGCGGCAGCGACGGCCGGGAGGAGACCCAGCAGCTGCACCTCAACCCGCACTCCGGCCGCTGGCTGCCCGACCACTCCCGCCTCCAGCACCACGTGGGATCGGCGATCGCGTACAACGTGTGGCAGTACTGCGAGGCCAGCGGGGACGAGGAGTTCCTGCACACCAAGGGCGCCGAGATGCTGCTGCAGATCTCCCGCTTCTGGGCGGACTCGGCCACCTACGACGAACGGCTGGGCCGGTACCGCATCAAGGGCGTGGTCGGCCCGGACGAGTACCACGACGCGTACCCGGACGCCGCCGGGCCGGGACTCGACGACAACGCCTACACCAACGTCACGGCCACCTGGGTGCTCACCCGCACCCTGGACGTGCTGCGGGGCCTCCCCGAGCCGCGCCGCCGGGAACTCGACGAGCGGACCGGACTGGACGCGGGCGAACTCGACGCGTGGGACCACATCTCCCGCACCCTGCACGTCCCCTTCCACAACGGCGTCATCAGCCAGTTCGAGGGCTACGGCGAACTCGCCGAACTCGACTGGCGGGGCTACCGCCGGCGCTACGGCGACATCCGGCGCCTGGACCGGATCCTGGAGGCCGAGGGCGACACCGTCAACCGCTACCAGGCCTCCAAGCAGGCGGACGTCCTGATGCTCGGCTACCTCTTCTCGCCCACCGAGCTCCAGGGCGTCTTCCGCCGGCTGGGCCTGAGCCTGGACGAACGGACCTGGCGGCGCACGGTGGACCACTACCTGCACCGCACCAGCCACGGGTCCACCCTCAGCGGCCTGGTCCACGGCCGGGTCCTCGCCCGGGCCCGGCGCGCGGACGCCTGGAAGTTCTGCCAGGAGGCCCTCCAGGCGGACATCGCCGACATCCAGGGCGGCACCACCGGCGAGGGCATCCACCTCGGCGCGATGGCCGGCACCCTCGATCTCGTCCAGCGCGGGCTGACCGGGCTGGAGCCCCGCGGCGGGGCCCTGTGGCTCGACCCGGTGCCCCTGCCGGAGCTGTCCTCCTACGGCTTCACCCTGCGCTACCACGGCCACTGGGGCGTGCGGCTGCGGCTGGAACACGGCCTGCTGGAGGTCGCCGTGCCCTCGTCCGGCCGGTCGCCGATCGACGTGCACCTCCCGGACCGCACCGTCCGCCTCCAGCCGGGCGAGACGGACCAGCTGGTCCTCCCGGGCTGA